The genomic segment CGAGGAAGCGCGCATGCTGGTCTTCGGGATCGTTGAGCTCGGAGAAGCCGTTGGCGATCTCGCGGCCGGCCACGTAGAGCTCGAAACGGTCGACGAAGCGCGGATCGGCGTCGTTGCGCCTTGCCAGCGGCGAGATCTCCAGCGGAAAGCCGGTGACGAACGTCGGCTGCACCAGTGTCTCCTCGCACAGCGCTTCGAAGACGTCGGCGAGCAGGCCCAGGCCCGGCTGCCACTTGACCGGCTCGATGCCGAGCTCGTCGGCGATGCGCTCGAGACGGGCGCGGTCGGTCGCCTCCTCGCGAGTGATGCCGGTGGCCCTGGCCACCGCCTCCGCCATCTCCACGCGCCGGTACGGCGGCGAGAAGTCCAGCTCGAGCTCGCCGTACTTCACGCGCGCGCTGCCGGTGGCCTCCACCGCCAGCTGCGAAAGCATCCGCTCGGTCAGCGCGATCAGATCCTGGTAGGTGGCCCAGGCCTGGTAGAACTCGCACATCGTGAACTCGGGATTGTGCTGCAGCGAAATGCCCTCGTTGCGGAACATGCGCCCGATCTCGAACACGCGCGGCAGCCCGCCCACCACCAGCCTCTTCAGATACAACTCGGGCGCCACGCGCAGGTACAGCTGCATGTCCAGCGCATTGTGGTGGGTGATGAACGGCCGCGCAGTGGCGCCGCCGGCAATCGGCTGCATGAGCGGCGTCTCGACTTCCAGGTAGCCTTCGTCGGTCAGGAAGCGGCGGATGCCGGCGATGACTGCGGCGCGGCGGCGAAACGTCTCGCGCACGTCCTGGTTGACGATCAGGTCGACGTAGCGCTGGCGGTAGCGCGCTTCCTTGTCCTGCAGGCCGTGCCACTTCTCGGGCAGCGGCCGCAGCGATTTGACCAGCAACCGGATGCTGCTCAGGCGAAGCGTCAGCTCGTTGGTGCGGGTCCGGAAGAGCCTGCCCTCGACTCCGACGATGTCGCCGGTGTCCAGGCCCTTGACCATGCCGTGCATGTCCGGGCCGAGCTCGCCGGCGTTGGCGAAGAGCTGAAGCCGCGCGCTGCCGTCGTCCAGGGCAAGGAACGTGGTCTTGCCGAAGTCGCGGATGGCCATGATGCGGCCGCCGAGCCGATAGGTCCTCGAAGCCGCCTCGACCGCCGCACCGTCGGCGTTCTGGAACTCGGCGACGAGCTCGGCGCAGCGGGCGTCGGGCGTGAAGTCGTTGGGAAAAGGGTTGGAGATCCCGCGCAGCTCGGCCAGCTTGCCGCGCCGGACGCGAACCTGCTCGCTGTCGCCGGCCGGCTCGGCCACGGGCGAGCCGGACTGGCTGTGTGGGCTCTTCTCGGTCATGTTCGAGGACGCTCGCGGCCATGGGGCAGGCTCGCCGAGCGGGCGACGTTTAACCCGCGAGTTTCAGGCAGTCAACCGAACCGGTGCGATAAGTACGCGCAAAACTTGAACTTCTTACGTGATATCCATACGCTTCGCGCGGTGTTGCGCACAACTGGACTGCGGCGGGCCCTGCGGCTTACCCAATACGTGCTCGTCGTCGTCACTGCCTATGCGGGCGCCCTCGTTGCCGTCAAAGCTGCCGACCTGGATCTGGAGCCGGATCTTCCCGAGGTCTCCACGCAGCCGGCCGCGGCGATCGAGAGCGAGCAGCGGCGTGTCGGCGAAGGCGTGATCCTGCGCCGCAATCTGTTCGGCGTGGCCGGAATCGAGACCGACGACGATGTCGTGGTGGCGGCGCGCGCCGACCTTCGCCTGCGCGGCGTGGCCCAGGGCGAGCGCGGCGCGTTCGCCGTCTTCGAGGACAAGGCTTCGGGCAAGCAGAACGTTTTCGCCGTCGGCGACAAGATCTTCGATGGACCGCGCCTGGTATCCGTCGATGGAAGAAGCGCCCTGGTGGCGTACAAGGGAAAGAAGCAGCGCTACGAGATCGAGGACGAGTCGCAGGCCGACGGCGGCGACGCCAGGAAGAGCCGGGACAAGTCGGGCAAGCCGGCCGCCGCGGGCTCGGGGAGCACGGGCGGGATCCGCAAGACGGGCGAGGCGGCCTACCTGGTGGACCGGCGCGAGGTCGACCACTCGGTGGCCAACCTCAACGCGGTCATCACGCAGGTTCGCGCGGTTCCGGTCCTGAAGGACGGGCAGAGCTCGGGCTTCAAGCTGTTCAACATCCGCAGCGGGTCCATCTTCGAGAAGATGGGGCTGCAGGACGGCGACGTCGTGCAACGGGTCAACGACACCGAGCTTTCGGACCCGGCGCGCGCAGTCGGTTTGCTCGAGGAGGTGCAATCGATGGGAGAGGTTCGCGTGGATTTCCTCCGCGGCGGCAAGCCGCACTCCTACAAGTACACCATCCAATGATGGCGCCGTTGCCGGGCGTTTTTCGTCGGCGGCTGGGCCTGGCGCAGCCGGCGATGTCGTGGCCGCGGCTTCTGGCGCGACGCGCGAAGTTCTCGCAGCGGCTTCTGGCGCGACGCGCGTGCGTGACGCTGGCCGCCGCGCTGCTGGCGGTAGCCTCCGCCGCCCTGCCCGCTGGCGCGCAGGATCAGGACCTGGAGCCGCCGGCCGATCCGAATCAGATCGTGATGAACTTCGAGGAGGTCGAGCTGACGGCCTTCATCAAGTTCATCAGCAAGGTCACCGGCAAGAACTTCGTCTTCGGCGACAAGATCACCGGCACCGTCTCGGTGGTCTCGCCGACGCCGGTTACGCCGAACCAGGCCTATCAGCTCTTCCAGTCGGTGCTGGCCACGCAGGGACTGACTACGGTCGACGAAGGCGTGGTCACGCGCATCGTTGCGACCAAGGACGCGCGCACCGCCGGCGCCACGGTGATCTCCGAGGGCGGCGAATATCCGGGCGGCTTCGGCACGCGCCTGATCTCGCTGCGCTACGTCGGCGCGGGCGACGTAGCGCGCGTGCTCGCGCCGCTGGTCAGCAAGGACGGCTCCATCGTTCCCTACGAGGGAACCAATACGGTCATCGTCAGCGATACCTCCTCCAACCTGGCCCGCATCTCCGAGATGGTCCGGGCCATGGACATCCCCGGGCACGAGGAGACCATCGCGGTCATTCCGCTGACGCACGCCGATGCTGCGCGCACGGCCGAGCAGATCATCGAGATTCTGGTAACCGGCGAAGGACGCAGCGGCGGCGGGCGTCGCCGCGGCGGCGGCGGCGGCGATGACAAGAAGGACACCTCGCCCTCGCCCTCCCCGACGTCTGGCGCCCCGCAGCCCACGGGCTTCAAGATCACACCGGACGAGCGCACCAACTCGCTGATCGTGCTGGCGCCGGCAGTGGAGATGCGACGCATCCGCGCGCTGGCGGCGAGCCTGGACGTTCCGCTGCGCCCCGGCGAAGAACGCGTGCACGTCTATTATGCCAAGCATGCGGACGCTGAAGCCCTGGTCGAGGTCGTCTCGGGCATGCTGCTCGGCGGGAGAAGCCGGAGCCGGCGCGATCGCAAACAGCCCGACGACAGGCTGCAGCAGACGCAGGGCCTGCAGCCCACGCAGGCCGGATCTCCTCCGGCGGCGCAGACCGAAGACATCTCGATCACCGCCGATCCGGCGACCAACGCGGTCGTGGTCGATGCCGCGGCGCAGGACTGGAAGATCATCGAGGGCCTGCTGCTCAAGCTCGACATTCCGCGCCCGCAGGTCTTCATCGAAGCCATCATCGTCGAGGCCTCGGCCGACAAGGCCAAGGCGCTCGGCTTCGACTTCCGCGGCGGCGTCGACATCGGCGGCGGCGTCCTCGGCACCCAGACGAACCTCGGCGCGCTGGCGCAGGGCTTCGTCAATCCGCTCTCGCTCGGCGGCCTGGCGCTGGCGGCCGCCAGCAACGACACCATCGAGCTGCCCGACGGCAGCGAGATCCCCGCGCAGATCGCATTGTTCCAGGCGCTCGAGAACACGAGCGACATCGAGGTACTGTCGGCGCCGACGCTGCTGACGCTGGACAACCAGGAGGCCGAGATCATCGTCGGCCAGAACATTCCGTTCGTCACCGGCCGCGCCGCCGACATCAGCAACGTCGAGAACATCTTCACGACCGTGGAAAGGCGCGACGTGGGCATCAAGCTGCGCGTCAAGCCGCAGGTGGCCGAAGGCGACGTCATCGTGCTGACCGTGCAGGAGGAAGTCTCGGCTCTGGTCAGTGATCAGTTCTCCGACGACGTCGTGGCGCAGGTCGGGCCGACCACCACCGTTCGTTCGGCCAACACGACCGTCAGCGTGCAGGACGGCCGCACCGTCGTCATCGGCGGCCTGATGAGCAACCGCGTGCTCGACGGCAAGGGCAAGGTGCCGCTGCTCGGCGACATCCCGGGCCTGGGCCGGCTCTTCCAGTTCCGGCGCAAGGACGGCGAGAAGGTCAACCTGATCGTGTTCCTGACGCCGCACGTGATCCGCTCGCCGCGCCAGCTCGCCGAGATCAGCGAGGAGCGCCGCCTGCGCTTCCGCGCCGAGCTCAAGGACCCGATGCGTCCCCTGCCCGGCGATCCGGAGTTCGACGCGGTGCCGGTCATCGTCGAGACCATCGAGGCCGCGCCCGATGCCGACGCGGTCATCATCGAGGAGCGAACGGCGCCGGCGCGCGCGCCGGTCAAGCTGCGCGAGAAGGAGACGCTGACGATCGAGCCGGTCGCGCCGCCGCCTCCGCCGCCGATGCCGCAGAGCAAGGGCGCGCCGGCAACGCCTCAGGCAAAGTCGTCCGCGCGGCCCGCCGCGGTGGCCAACGTGCCGGCGCCGCCGCCCGAGCGGCAGGCCGCCGCGCAGGCGTCGCCGTCTGCATCCGCTTCGGCCGCGGCGAAGACGGCCGCGGCGGCATCCGCGCGCGAGGCCGCGGCGCGCAAGCAGGCCGAGACCGATCGCACCGAGAGCGCCTACCGTCACAACATGCGCGAGAAGAACAACCGCATCTATCCGCTCAATCGCGACACGCGCGAGCGCACTGCGTTCTGAGGTGGCTTTGACGCCCGCACCGCTCGCGCACGCGCTGGCCGAAGCCGGCATCGGACCCGAACAGCTCGAGACCGCACGCCGCAAGGCCGGCAGCGACGGCGATCTGGGCCCGCACCTGGAAGCCATCGCCGGCTTTCCGCAGCAGCGCTTCGCGGAGCTGCAGGCGCGCGTGCTCGGCCTGACCTTCGCCGACACCATCGACACCGATGGCATCGATTCGCAGCTGCTCTCGGTAGTGTCGATGCAGCAGTGCCGGCGCGGGCGCGTGCTGCCGCTGTCGCTCGAGGACGGCCGCCTGCTGGTGGCCACGGCCGATCCGTTCCGCCTGGGCCCGCTCGACGACCTGCGCGTCATCTACGGCGTGGAGATCGAGCCGGTGGTGGTGCCTTCCTCGGTGCTGCTCGAAGGCATCAATCGCGCCTTCGACCGCGCCGCCACCGGCGCCTCGCGCCTGGTCGATGACATGGAAGGCCACAACTCGCTGGCGATGAGCGCGGCCGAGCTCTCCGAAGCTCCCGACCTGCTCGAGGCCGAGGATGCCGCCCCGATCATCCGCCTGGTCAACTCGCTGATCTTCCAGGCCGCCAAGGACGGCGCCTCCGACATCCACATCGAGCCGTTCGAGCGTGTCACGTCCATCCGCTTCCGCGTCGACGGCATGATGAGCGAGGTTCTTGCGCCGCCGCGCCGCATCCATCCCGCCATCGTTTCGCGCATCAAGGTGATGGCCTCGATGAACATCGCCGAGAAGCGCCTGCCGCAGGACGGCGGCATCCGCACGCGCGTTGCCGGCCGCGAGCTCGACATTCGCGTCTCGACCGTGCCCACGGCCTTCGGCGAGCGCGTCGTGATGCGACTGCTGGATCGCAGCGCCACGCTGCTCGGCCTCGAAGAGCTGGGAATGTCGGGCGGCAACCTGTCGGCGCTGCGGCGCCTGATCGTGCAGAGCCACGGCATCGTGCTGGTGACCGGCCCGACCGGAAGCGGCAAGACGACGACGCTCTACGCCGCGCTCTCGGAGATCAACTCGCCCGAGAAGAACATCATCACGATCGAGGATCCCATCGAGTACCAGCTCCGGGGCGTCGGGCAGATCCAGGTCAATCCCAAGATCGACCTCACCTTCGCCAGCGGCCTGCGCTCGGTGCTGCGACAGGACCCGGACGTCATCATGGTCGGCGAGATTCGCGACGTGGAGACGGCGCGGATCGCGATTCAGGCGGCGCTGACAGGCCACCTGGTGTTCTCCACGCTGCACACCAACGATTCCTTCAGCGCCATCACGCGTCTGCTGGACATGGGCATCGAGCCCTTCCTGGTCTCCTCTTCGGTGATCGGCATCGCCGCGCAGCGCCTGGTGCGCAAGCTGTGCCCGGCATGCGCCGTTCCGGCCTCGGCCAGCGATCCGACGCTGGCGGAGCTCGGCATCGCGCGCGACCGCAAGCGCGCCAGCATTGCCGGCCCCGGCTGCGCGCACTGCCGTCACAGCGGCTATCGCGGGCGTCTGGCAATATCGGAGATCCTGGTGACGGACGATTCGCTGCGCGCCGGCATCATGGAGCGCACCGACGCCGCCACGCTGCGGGATCGCGCGCTGGCGCGGGGCATGTCGACGATGCGCGGCGACGGAGCGACCAAGGTGCAGGCCGGCATCACCACCGCCGCCGAGGTCCTGCGCGTCACGACCGAAGACGCCGAATAGAGCTGCATGCCATCCTTCCGCTACAGCGGTGTCTCGGCCTCCGGTCGCACGGTGTCGGGCACCATCGAAGCCGACAACCCGCGCGCGGCGCGTGCACGCCTGCGCGAGACCGGCATCTTCGCATCCTCGATGCAGGAGACCGCGCAGGGCCAGCAGGCGAGCGCGCTGTCGCTGCAGCGGCGGGTATCGCCTTCGCAGCTGGCGCGCACGCTGCGGCAGCTGGCCACGCTGCTGCGCGCGGGCGTGCCGCTGGACGAAGCGGTCGAGACGCTGCGGCGCCAGCGCACGGCGCCCGCGCTCGGGCAGGCGCTGGAAGCGGTGCGCGTGCAGATCCGCGAGGGCTCGACGCTGGCGGCGGCCATGGCCCGCCATCCTTCGGTCTTCCCTTCCATCTATACGGGCATGGTCGAGGCCGGCGAGGCGAGCGGCGCACTCGACACGGTGCTGGACCGCGTCGCCGACCACGCCGAAGGCCAGGCTCGCCTCCGAGCGCGCGCGATGGCGGCGCTGATGTATCCGGCCATCATGACGGTGGTCGGCGGTGCCATCGTGCTGTTCCTGCTCGCCTATGTCGTCCCGCAGGTCACGCGCGTGTTCGTCGAGGCACGCCAGGAGCTGCCGCTGCCGACACGGCTGCTCATGGGCATGGGATCGTTCCTGGCCAGCTACGGCCTGGTGCTGTTCGTGCTGGTGCTGGGCGGCCTCATCGGCCTGCGGTACGCAATGACGGGTGAGGCCGCTCGGCGGCGTGCCGAGCGAATACTGTTCGCCATACCTCGTCTAGGAGAGATGGTGCGCGACATCGCGGTTGCGCGCTTTGCCCAGACCCTGGCGACGATGGTCAACGGCGGCCTGCCGCTGGTGGAAGCGCTGCGCATCAGCCGCACCTCCAGCGGAAGCCTGCTGCTGTCGGACGAGCTGGCAAAGGCCGAAACCTCGGTGTCCGAAGGCGCCTCGCTGGCGGCTTGCATCGGAGCCAGCCCGCTGTTCGATCCGCTGGTGGTCGACATGATCGCGGTCGGCGAGCGCAGCGGCGAGCTCGAGACCATGCTCGGGCATGCGGCCGGCGCCATCGAGGAACAGGTCAAGCAGCGAATCGAGACCATGGCGGCGCTGCTCGAGCCCGTGATGATCCTGCTGATGGCCGGTGTGGTGCTGTTCGTGGTGCTGGCGATCCTTCTACCGGTGTTCGACATGAACCAGCTCGTGAAGTGAGGGCGGCGTAGATGAAAATTTGGCAGAGCGTCAACGACATCGACGAATCGCAGCCCGTCCTGGCGCGGCCGCGGGCGTGTCTGCGGCGGACCGCGTCGCGTCTCGCGCTTCGTGTCCGCCGCGGACATGCCCGCGGCCGCGCCCCAGCAGTTGGCCGGCCCCCGACACCGCGGGCGTGTCTGCGGCGGACCGCGTCGCGTCTTGCGCTTCGTGTCCGCCGCGGACATGCCCGCGGCCGCGGCTCGGCGCAGCGGGGCTTCACGCTCATCGAGATCCTGGTGGTCGTGATGATCCTGGGCCTGCTGATCTCGCTGGCCGCGCCGCGGCTGATCGGACGGACCGATGATGCCAAGGTCGTCAAGGCCAAGGCCGACATCACGGCCATCGAGCAGGCTCTCAACATGTACAAGCTGGACTCGGGCTACTATCCGACCTCCGAGCAGGGCCTGGAGGCGCTCGTCGAGGAGCCCACGCGCGGCGACGTCCCGCGCAACTACAAGGAAGGCGGCTATCTCGAACGCGTGCCCAAGGATCCGTGGGACAACGACTTCCTCTTCGCCAGCGACGGCTCCAGCTACGTCCTGCGCAGCCTCGGAGCCGACGGCAAGGAAGGCGGCGAAGGTTACGAAGCCGACATTGATTCGCGCGACTTCTAACCGGCGCCAGGCGCGCGCCTCGACTGCCTCGGCGCAGGCGCCCGCGGCATCCGGTTCGCCGCAGGCGCCGCCGTCGGGCCGCGCGCCTGCGGCACGCAAGCGCCCTGCCCCTGCGCGCCGCTCGCGCGGCTTCACTCTGATCGAGCTGGCGCTGACGCTGCTCATCGCCTCGATCCTGTTCTCGCTGCTGCTGCCGCGCCTGCCCGCGTTGACCGCGGCCCAGCTCGACGCCAGTGCCGACCGGCTCTCGGTGCTGATGACCTACCTGGCCGACGAGTCGGCGCTGCGCGGGCGCATCTACCGGCTCCTGCTCGACCTGGATCGCGACAGCTGGGAGATCACTTCCATCCGTCCCTACGTCACGCGCAAGGATGAGCCGCCCGAGTTCGAGGAAGAATGGGACGCCATCGCCGAAGACGGCGTCCTGCCCGAGGGCGTCCGCTTCGAGACCCTGATAACGCCCGAAGGCGAGCACATCAGCGGCCGGCAGCCGATCTATTTCCTGCCCGAAGGAGCGCCGCAGAGCGTGCGCGTGCGTGTGGCCGAAGACGACGGCGGCCTTCGCGAGATCGAGTTCGACGCGGCTTCCGGCGCCGCACGCGTGCTGACCGAGCAGGAGATGGAAGCATGGTGAACGTGCTGCGGCGCGGCCCGCGCGTGCGAGCGACCGGCGGCTTCACGCTCCTCGAGGTGCTGATCGCGGTCACGATCCTCGGCGTCGCCATCGTCTCGCTTCTGGGCCTGCACGCGCGCGACGTGCGTCTGATCTCGGAGGCGCAGGACATCACCGTGGCCGGAGCCTTGGCATCGGACATTCTGGCGGCCGCGCGCGTCGATCCCGACCTGGAAGAAGGCATCCTGGAGGGATCGTTCGTGGGGGATCCGCGACGCGCCGACGGCAAGCAGCTGATCTATGGCGGCCCTGACGCCGAGCGCTTCGTGTGGGTGCGCCAGGTCCTGCCGACCGCGCTGCCGACGCTGCGGCAGGTGCGCGTCATCGTGCGGCCCGCCGGCGAGGGTCGCACCGTGGCCGAGCTGTGGAGCGTGGTCCGCCTGGACGTGGAGGTGCCGCGCCTGTGAGAGCTGCGCGCGCCGAGTCCGGGCTGACGCTGCTCGAGCTGATGGTGGCCGTGGCGATCTTCGCGGTCGTCGGCTCGGGCATCTACTCGACGTTCATGACGGCCGTGATCACGCGCGACCATGCCACGCAGCGGGCGCGTCGCTACGCCGACGCACGCAATGCGCTCGATCGCCTGGAGCAGGACTTGCGCGGCGCATTCGACTCGCAGATCCGCGGCAATCTCGTGCCGCCGCTGCTGCGTGCCCCGCTGCCCGAGAACTCTCCGCTCGGCGATGATCGCGTGCTGCTGGAAATGACGACGATCTCGGCCCGTGGCGTGCTGGCCGCCGATGCGTTCATCGAGCACCCCGAGTTGCAGGAGCTTGCCGGCATCGCCGCCGATCGCGGTGAGCAGGCGCACGTGCGCTGGGTCGTGGACGAGGACGGCGACCTGCTGCGCTACGAGCTGCGGCCCGTGCGCGCCGAGCAGGTGGACTGGACGCTTGCGCCGTTCGAGATCATCGCTCGCGATGTGGCGGTCGCGTTCGAATTCTACGACCGGACGCAATGGTTCGGCTTCTGGGACTCGAGCGAGCCGGGCGACCAGCGCAATCGCCTGCCCACACTCGTGCGCACGCGCCTGGAGACCCACGACGAGGGCCAGCAGCCGGTCGTGCTCGTCAGCTCTGTGATCGTTCCCATGGCCGTGGAGACCGAAGCGCGACGCCGCAGCCCCTTCTTCCGCCAGCGCGAGCGCGACGGCAGGGACAGGAGCGGCGAGAAGGCCGACGAGGGCGACGGCGATGAGAGCTGACCGGCGACAGCGCGGGGTCGCGCTCCTTCTGGCGCTCTTGACGATGGTGCTGCTGACCGTCGTCGTCGTCGAGTTCACCTTCGCCACGCAGGTCGGCTACCGGCGCGCGGCCACCTGGCTGCTCGCCAAGCGCGCAGCGCTGGTGGCCGAGGGCGGGGTCATGGTCGCGTCCGAGGTCCTTGCGCAGGACTACCTGCTCAACCAGTACGACGCGCTGACCGACCTGTGGGCGCGCGAGCTGCCGCCCATCGACACCGGAAGCGGCCGCCTGCTGGTGCGCATCGAGGACGAACAGGGCCGCTTCAACGTCAACTCGCTCATCTCCGGCGCCAACTCGCTCCAGGGCAGGCGCTTCCAGACGCTGCTCGGCATCGTCAACCTCGACGCCTCGCTGGTGGCGCCGCTGGCGGACTGGATCGATCGCAACAAGGAGCCCAACGCCGGCATAGCCGGAGCCGAGGACGGCTACTACGCCACGCTCCCGCGGCCGTACACGGCGCGCAACAATCAGGTGCAGAGTTTTGCCGAGCTGGCGCTGGTGCGCGGGTACGAGCCGCGCGTGCTGGCTGCGCTGCGGCCTCTGATCAGCGCGCTTCCGCTCGACGACACCAAGGTCAATCCCAACACGGCGCCGGGGCCGGTGCTGCGCAGCATCGATCCTCGTCTGGCCGACGAGTCGCTGGTTTCGCGCCTGATGGA from the Candidatus Limnocylindrales bacterium genome contains:
- the lysS gene encoding lysine--tRNA ligase, encoding MTEKSPHSQSGSPVAEPAGDSEQVRVRRGKLAELRGISNPFPNDFTPDARCAELVAEFQNADGAAVEAASRTYRLGGRIMAIRDFGKTTFLALDDGSARLQLFANAGELGPDMHGMVKGLDTGDIVGVEGRLFRTRTNELTLRLSSIRLLVKSLRPLPEKWHGLQDKEARYRQRYVDLIVNQDVRETFRRRAAVIAGIRRFLTDEGYLEVETPLMQPIAGGATARPFITHHNALDMQLYLRVAPELYLKRLVVGGLPRVFEIGRMFRNEGISLQHNPEFTMCEFYQAWATYQDLIALTERMLSQLAVEATGSARVKYGELELDFSPPYRRVEMAEAVARATGITREEATDRARLERIADELGIEPVKWQPGLGLLADVFEALCEETLVQPTFVTGFPLEISPLARRNDADPRFVDRFELYVAGREIANGFSELNDPEDQHARFLEQMRRKEAGDVEANDMDEDYVRALEYGLPPTAGEGIGVDRLVMLLTDSPSIRDVIAFPHLRPETARR
- the gspC gene encoding type II secretion system protein GspC is translated as MRTTGLRRALRLTQYVLVVVTAYAGALVAVKAADLDLEPDLPEVSTQPAAAIESEQRRVGEGVILRRNLFGVAGIETDDDVVVAARADLRLRGVAQGERGAFAVFEDKASGKQNVFAVGDKIFDGPRLVSVDGRSALVAYKGKKQRYEIEDESQADGGDARKSRDKSGKPAAAGSGSTGGIRKTGEAAYLVDRREVDHSVANLNAVITQVRAVPVLKDGQSSGFKLFNIRSGSIFEKMGLQDGDVVQRVNDTELSDPARAVGLLEEVQSMGEVRVDFLRGGKPHSYKYTIQ
- the gspD gene encoding type II secretion system secretin GspD — protein: MMAPLPGVFRRRLGLAQPAMSWPRLLARRAKFSQRLLARRACVTLAAALLAVASAALPAGAQDQDLEPPADPNQIVMNFEEVELTAFIKFISKVTGKNFVFGDKITGTVSVVSPTPVTPNQAYQLFQSVLATQGLTTVDEGVVTRIVATKDARTAGATVISEGGEYPGGFGTRLISLRYVGAGDVARVLAPLVSKDGSIVPYEGTNTVIVSDTSSNLARISEMVRAMDIPGHEETIAVIPLTHADAARTAEQIIEILVTGEGRSGGGRRRGGGGGDDKKDTSPSPSPTSGAPQPTGFKITPDERTNSLIVLAPAVEMRRIRALAASLDVPLRPGEERVHVYYAKHADAEALVEVVSGMLLGGRSRSRRDRKQPDDRLQQTQGLQPTQAGSPPAAQTEDISITADPATNAVVVDAAAQDWKIIEGLLLKLDIPRPQVFIEAIIVEASADKAKALGFDFRGGVDIGGGVLGTQTNLGALAQGFVNPLSLGGLALAAASNDTIELPDGSEIPAQIALFQALENTSDIEVLSAPTLLTLDNQEAEIIVGQNIPFVTGRAADISNVENIFTTVERRDVGIKLRVKPQVAEGDVIVLTVQEEVSALVSDQFSDDVVAQVGPTTTVRSANTTVSVQDGRTVVIGGLMSNRVLDGKGKVPLLGDIPGLGRLFQFRRKDGEKVNLIVFLTPHVIRSPRQLAEISEERRLRFRAELKDPMRPLPGDPEFDAVPVIVETIEAAPDADAVIIEERTAPARAPVKLREKETLTIEPVAPPPPPPMPQSKGAPATPQAKSSARPAAVANVPAPPPERQAAAQASPSASASAAAKTAAAASAREAAARKQAETDRTESAYRHNMREKNNRIYPLNRDTRERTAF
- the gspE gene encoding type II secretion system ATPase GspE, which encodes MALTPAPLAHALAEAGIGPEQLETARRKAGSDGDLGPHLEAIAGFPQQRFAELQARVLGLTFADTIDTDGIDSQLLSVVSMQQCRRGRVLPLSLEDGRLLVATADPFRLGPLDDLRVIYGVEIEPVVVPSSVLLEGINRAFDRAATGASRLVDDMEGHNSLAMSAAELSEAPDLLEAEDAAPIIRLVNSLIFQAAKDGASDIHIEPFERVTSIRFRVDGMMSEVLAPPRRIHPAIVSRIKVMASMNIAEKRLPQDGGIRTRVAGRELDIRVSTVPTAFGERVVMRLLDRSATLLGLEELGMSGGNLSALRRLIVQSHGIVLVTGPTGSGKTTTLYAALSEINSPEKNIITIEDPIEYQLRGVGQIQVNPKIDLTFASGLRSVLRQDPDVIMVGEIRDVETARIAIQAALTGHLVFSTLHTNDSFSAITRLLDMGIEPFLVSSSVIGIAAQRLVRKLCPACAVPASASDPTLAELGIARDRKRASIAGPGCAHCRHSGYRGRLAISEILVTDDSLRAGIMERTDAATLRDRALARGMSTMRGDGATKVQAGITTAAEVLRVTTEDAE
- the gspF gene encoding type II secretion system inner membrane protein GspF; the encoded protein is MPSFRYSGVSASGRTVSGTIEADNPRAARARLRETGIFASSMQETAQGQQASALSLQRRVSPSQLARTLRQLATLLRAGVPLDEAVETLRRQRTAPALGQALEAVRVQIREGSTLAAAMARHPSVFPSIYTGMVEAGEASGALDTVLDRVADHAEGQARLRARAMAALMYPAIMTVVGGAIVLFLLAYVVPQVTRVFVEARQELPLPTRLLMGMGSFLASYGLVLFVLVLGGLIGLRYAMTGEAARRRAERILFAIPRLGEMVRDIAVARFAQTLATMVNGGLPLVEALRISRTSSGSLLLSDELAKAETSVSEGASLAACIGASPLFDPLVVDMIAVGERSGELETMLGHAAGAIEEQVKQRIETMAALLEPVMILLMAGVVLFVVLAILLPVFDMNQLVK
- the gspG gene encoding type II secretion system major pseudopilin GspG; its protein translation is MRRTASRLALRVRRGHARGRGSAQRGFTLIEILVVVMILGLLISLAAPRLIGRTDDAKVVKAKADITAIEQALNMYKLDSGYYPTSEQGLEALVEEPTRGDVPRNYKEGGYLERVPKDPWDNDFLFASDGSSYVLRSLGADGKEGGEGYEADIDSRDF
- a CDS encoding type II secretion system protein, with protein sequence MIRATSNRRQARASTASAQAPAASGSPQAPPSGRAPAARKRPAPARRSRGFTLIELALTLLIASILFSLLLPRLPALTAAQLDASADRLSVLMTYLADESALRGRIYRLLLDLDRDSWEITSIRPYVTRKDEPPEFEEEWDAIAEDGVLPEGVRFETLITPEGEHISGRQPIYFLPEGAPQSVRVRVAEDDGGLREIEFDAASGAARVLTEQEMEAW
- a CDS encoding prepilin-type N-terminal cleavage/methylation domain-containing protein, coding for MVNVLRRGPRVRATGGFTLLEVLIAVTILGVAIVSLLGLHARDVRLISEAQDITVAGALASDILAAARVDPDLEEGILEGSFVGDPRRADGKQLIYGGPDAERFVWVRQVLPTALPTLRQVRVIVRPAGEGRTVAELWSVVRLDVEVPRL
- a CDS encoding prepilin-type N-terminal cleavage/methylation domain-containing protein → MRAARAESGLTLLELMVAVAIFAVVGSGIYSTFMTAVITRDHATQRARRYADARNALDRLEQDLRGAFDSQIRGNLVPPLLRAPLPENSPLGDDRVLLEMTTISARGVLAADAFIEHPELQELAGIAADRGEQAHVRWVVDEDGDLLRYELRPVRAEQVDWTLAPFEIIARDVAVAFEFYDRTQWFGFWDSSEPGDQRNRLPTLVRTRLETHDEGQQPVVLVSSVIVPMAVETEARRRSPFFRQRERDGRDRSGEKADEGDGDES
- the gspK gene encoding type II secretion system minor pseudopilin GspK, with translation MRADRRQRGVALLLALLTMVLLTVVVVEFTFATQVGYRRAATWLLAKRAALVAEGGVMVASEVLAQDYLLNQYDALTDLWARELPPIDTGSGRLLVRIEDEQGRFNVNSLISGANSLQGRRFQTLLGIVNLDASLVAPLADWIDRNKEPNAGIAGAEDGYYATLPRPYTARNNQVQSFAELALVRGYEPRVLAALRPLISALPLDDTKVNPNTAPGPVLRSIDPRLADESLVSRLMERRVREPFRNAAAMRAAEGMDAFAEGELERLFTFSSSYFRVRSTAEVDGVFQSVEALLYRENGEVFVLHLLPRRGPNIVGVDLAATARIDDTSLIGAY